From Desulfobacterales bacterium, the proteins below share one genomic window:
- the meaB gene encoding methylmalonyl Co-A mutase-associated GTPase MeaB, protein METDPEYFIQGVRSGDRKILAKTITLIESSLSAHHRLMTTVLDGLLPHTGNAIRLGITGVPGAGKSTFIENIGLKLIDEGYRLAVLAVDPSSARSGGSILGDKTRMEKLSSRPEAFIRPSPSGGSLGGVSRKTREAMLICEAAGFDIIIIETVGVGQSEASVASMVDFFLILILAGAGDELQGIKRGVLELADAIAVNKADGENIKNAQKTRKAYEDALHLLTPSSSAWVPPVMTCSALTMDGIKEIWDTVLSHRRQMIESGDLTAKRKRQALDWMHYLLEEGLKEWFYNTPCVKHELPELKRAVERGETTPTAAVKKLLDIFTRGQERNVYGSKC, encoded by the coding sequence ATGGAAACTGATCCGGAATACTTTATTCAGGGGGTTCGCTCCGGGGATCGGAAAATTCTGGCCAAAACCATTACTCTGATTGAAAGTTCCCTGTCAGCACACCACCGGCTGATGACCACAGTTCTTGACGGGCTGCTGCCCCATACCGGAAACGCCATTCGCCTTGGTATTACCGGTGTACCCGGGGCTGGCAAAAGTACCTTTATTGAAAACATTGGGCTTAAGCTGATCGATGAGGGGTATCGACTGGCTGTTTTAGCCGTGGATCCCAGCAGCGCGCGAAGCGGCGGCAGCATACTCGGGGACAAGACCCGAATGGAGAAACTCTCATCCCGGCCCGAGGCTTTTATCCGGCCATCCCCGTCCGGCGGCTCGCTGGGCGGGGTGTCCAGAAAAACCCGGGAAGCCATGCTGATCTGTGAAGCGGCCGGGTTTGATATCATCATTATCGAAACCGTGGGGGTGGGCCAGTCCGAAGCTTCGGTCGCTTCCATGGTGGACTTTTTTTTGATACTGATTCTGGCCGGGGCGGGCGACGAACTTCAGGGCATCAAGCGCGGGGTTCTCGAGCTGGCGGATGCGATAGCGGTTAATAAGGCGGATGGCGAAAATATCAAAAACGCCCAAAAAACCCGGAAAGCCTATGAAGACGCCCTGCACCTGCTGACCCCGTCTTCATCCGCCTGGGTGCCGCCGGTTATGACCTGTAGCGCCCTGACCATGGACGGGATTAAGGAAATCTGGGATACGGTTTTAAGCCACCGTCGGCAGATGATTGAAAGTGGCGATCTGACGGCCAAGCGAAAGCGGCAGGCGCTGGATTGGATGCACTACTTACTTGAAGAAGGCTTGAAGGAGTGGTTTTACAATACACCTTGTGTCAAACATGAGCTGCCCGAATTAAAACGGGCGGTTGAGAGAGGCGAAACCACGCCGACAGCTGCAGTAAAAAAATTGCTGGATATATTCACCCGGGGACAGGAAAGGAACGTATATGGGTCAAAATGCTGA
- a CDS encoding pyruvate carboxylase subunit B, whose protein sequence is MTDHFQVKMTSMDYDKDRPKAKNPVKIQDLTLRDGHQSLFATRGRTEDMIPVAEMMDEIGFWGVETWGGATFDTMHRFLNEDPWERIRTLKRYLKKTPFSMLLRAQNLVGYRNYADDVARAFVERSAENGIDIFRTFDALNDFRNFETVVEVIKKCDKHFQGSICYSLTEPRMGGEVYNLDYYLAKARELADMGADTICIKDMAGLLAPYDAFELIKALKAQTKIPIHLHSHFTSGMASMTHLKAVEAGVDIIDTCMSSYAYRTSHPAIEPLVMALLSTNRDTGFNIQALADINDILEKQILPKYKHLLDDSKVSIIDINVLLHQTPGGMLSNLVNQLKQMDALDRIYDVYKELPRVRKELGQVPLVTPTSQIVGTQTVNNVLFDDENDRYKMITGQVKDLCYGLYGQTPAPIDTEVQKKALKGYERGEEPIKCRPAEVLEPELDKAKEDIKDISTDIDDVLIYALYPITGKKFLKYKYGLETPPDEIQPKTLEEAKKEEKLVARARAGELVEKKSPETTEHARTFNVFVDDQYYEVVVDEPGGPPMVTRAVPPAAQPESQPAAQPSAEPGPAQAQQPESRAPAPEAPPKKEAAESKPAPKPSTAAPAEGTPVKAPMPGMIISFEKQVGDSVEEGESVVILEAMKMENSLPAPASGTIKSINFSVGDSVAKNDVLCVIG, encoded by the coding sequence ATGACCGACCATTTTCAAGTTAAAATGACCTCGATGGATTATGACAAGGATCGACCCAAGGCAAAAAATCCCGTTAAAATACAGGATCTGACCCTTAGGGACGGCCACCAGTCGCTTTTTGCCACCCGCGGCCGAACCGAAGACATGATTCCGGTTGCGGAGATGATGGATGAAATCGGATTTTGGGGTGTGGAAACATGGGGTGGCGCCACATTTGATACCATGCACCGATTCTTAAATGAGGACCCCTGGGAGCGCATTCGCACCCTGAAGCGTTACCTTAAGAAAACCCCGTTTTCCATGCTGCTTCGGGCACAAAATCTGGTCGGCTACCGCAATTATGCCGATGATGTGGCCCGGGCTTTTGTCGAGCGCTCCGCGGAAAACGGCATTGATATCTTCCGAACATTTGATGCCTTAAATGATTTCCGAAATTTTGAAACCGTGGTGGAGGTGATCAAGAAATGCGACAAGCATTTTCAGGGTTCCATCTGCTATTCGCTGACTGAGCCCCGCATGGGCGGAGAGGTCTACAACCTTGACTATTACCTGGCAAAGGCCAGGGAATTGGCGGATATGGGGGCGGACACCATCTGCATCAAGGACATGGCCGGGCTTTTGGCGCCCTATGACGCCTTTGAGCTGATCAAGGCCCTTAAGGCGCAGACCAAAATTCCCATTCATCTGCACAGCCATTTCACCTCGGGCATGGCCTCCATGACTCACCTGAAGGCGGTTGAAGCGGGCGTGGACATTATTGACACCTGTATGTCGAGCTACGCATACCGCACGTCCCATCCCGCGATTGAGCCCCTGGTTATGGCACTTCTCAGCACCAACCGGGACACCGGTTTTAACATCCAGGCGCTGGCGGATATCAACGATATCCTGGAAAAACAGATTCTCCCCAAATACAAGCATCTGCTGGATGACTCCAAGGTCTCGATCATAGACATCAACGTGCTGCTTCATCAAACCCCGGGCGGGATGCTCTCCAACCTGGTCAACCAGTTAAAGCAGATGGATGCCCTGGACCGGATCTACGACGTCTACAAAGAACTGCCCCGGGTGCGTAAAGAGCTGGGCCAGGTCCCGCTGGTTACCCCGACCAGCCAGATTGTGGGCACGCAGACAGTGAACAATGTCCTGTTTGACGATGAAAATGACCGGTACAAAATGATTACCGGCCAGGTCAAGGATCTCTGCTACGGATTATACGGCCAGACGCCGGCACCCATTGATACGGAAGTTCAGAAAAAGGCGCTTAAAGGCTATGAGCGGGGTGAAGAGCCCATTAAATGCCGGCCGGCGGAAGTGCTTGAACCTGAACTTGATAAAGCCAAAGAAGACATCAAGGATATCTCCACGGATATTGATGATGTGCTTATTTATGCCCTGTATCCGATTACCGGCAAAAAATTCCTTAAATACAAATACGGTCTGGAAACCCCGCCTGATGAGATCCAGCCCAAGACCCTGGAGGAGGCCAAAAAAGAGGAAAAGCTGGTGGCCAGGGCCAGGGCCGGGGAACTGGTAGAGAAGAAGAGCCCGGAAACCACGGAGCATGCCCGGACCTTTAATGTGTTTGTGGATGATCAATACTATGAGGTGGTCGTTGATGAGCCGGGCGGCCCGCCGATGGTTACCCGTGCGGTTCCGCCGGCCGCTCAGCCGGAATCGCAGCCGGCGGCCCAGCCGTCTGCCGAACCCGGACCGGCCCAGGCCCAGCAGCCGGAATCGCGGGCCCCCGCGCCCGAAGCGCCACCCAAAAAAGAAGCGGCTGAATCAAAGCCTGCGCCGAAACCGTCAACCGCCGCTCCGGCCGAAGGCACGCCGGTAAAGGCCCCCATGCCGGGCATGATTATCAGCTTTGAAAAGCAGGTCGGCGACAGTGTGGAAGAAGGCGAATCCGTGGTGATTCTTGAAGCCATGAAAATGGAGAATTCCCTTCCCGCCCCGGCCAGCGGAACGATTAAATCCATCAATTTCAGTGTCGGGGATTCAGTGGCCAAAAATGATGTCTTGTGCGTGATTGGTTAA
- the scpA gene encoding methylmalonyl-CoA mutase, with the protein MSEHPDIEKWKELAQKELKGKSIEALNRQTPEGITTKPLYTREDLEEISFENTLPGMAPFARGVRATMYTNRPWTIRQYAGFATAKESNEFYRRSLAAGQKGLSIAFDLATHRGYDSDHPRVAGDVGKAGVPVDSVEDMKILFDSIPLDEMTVSMTMNGAVLPILAGYIVAAEEQGVSREKLGGTIQNDILKEYLTRNTYIYPPKPSMRIVSDIIGYCSKHMPKYNSVSISGYHMMEAGADSVLQTAFTLADGLEYVKTALNAGLDVDDFAPRLSFFFGVGMNFFMEIAMLRAARYLWHELMKQFNPKNPKSLMLRTHVQTSGWSLTQQDPYNNIIRTTLECLAAVLGGTQSLHTNSFDEAVSLPTDLSARVSRNTQLIVQEESHVTDVVDPLGGSYYIESLTQSIIEEARKIINEVEELGGMAKAIESGMPKMRIEEAAARRQAKIDQGHETIVGVNKYQVDEQTEIDVREISAAVREEQIARLKFVRENRDEAKVKAALGKLTQYAESGGNLLEASIEAVRARATVGEISDAMEKVFGRYVATTQCISGVYASEYQDDEIIAAIRKRTAQFAEKEGRRPRILVTKMGQDGHDRGIKVVATAFADLGFDVDISPMFQTPGEAARMAVENDVHVVGVSSLAAGHKILVPELIEALKKEGAEDVLVVVGGIIPPADYEFLYNSGVSKVFGPGTQVTESANQVLNALEQR; encoded by the coding sequence ATGAGTGAACATCCGGATATAGAAAAATGGAAAGAGCTTGCCCAAAAGGAGCTGAAAGGTAAGTCCATAGAGGCCCTTAACCGGCAAACCCCGGAAGGCATCACCACCAAGCCGCTCTATACCCGCGAGGATCTGGAGGAGATCTCCTTTGAAAATACCCTTCCGGGAATGGCGCCCTTTGCCCGTGGGGTTCGGGCCACCATGTATACCAACCGGCCCTGGACCATTCGGCAGTATGCGGGCTTTGCCACGGCCAAGGAATCCAACGAGTTTTACCGTAGGAGTCTGGCCGCCGGCCAGAAGGGGCTCTCCATTGCCTTTGATCTGGCCACCCACCGCGGGTATGACTCGGACCATCCGCGTGTGGCCGGCGATGTGGGTAAAGCCGGGGTGCCGGTGGATTCTGTTGAGGATATGAAGATCCTCTTCGATAGCATTCCTCTGGATGAGATGACCGTTTCCATGACCATGAACGGCGCCGTACTGCCGATCCTTGCCGGCTATATTGTGGCGGCCGAAGAGCAGGGCGTTTCCCGGGAAAAGTTGGGAGGCACCATCCAGAACGATATTTTAAAGGAATACCTGACCCGAAACACCTATATCTATCCGCCAAAACCATCCATGCGGATCGTCTCGGACATCATCGGCTATTGCTCCAAACACATGCCTAAATACAATTCGGTCAGCATCAGCGGCTATCATATGATGGAGGCCGGTGCGGATTCGGTGCTGCAGACCGCGTTTACCCTGGCTGATGGCCTGGAATACGTAAAGACCGCGTTAAATGCCGGCTTAGACGTTGATGACTTCGCCCCCCGGCTATCCTTTTTCTTTGGTGTGGGCATGAACTTTTTCATGGAAATCGCCATGTTGCGGGCGGCCCGCTATTTGTGGCATGAGCTGATGAAACAGTTCAATCCGAAAAATCCCAAATCGCTCATGCTGCGGACCCATGTACAGACTTCGGGCTGGAGTCTGACGCAGCAGGACCCATACAATAACATCATCCGCACCACCCTTGAATGCCTGGCGGCCGTTCTTGGCGGCACGCAGTCGCTTCATACCAATTCATTTGATGAGGCGGTCAGCCTGCCGACAGATCTTTCCGCCCGGGTTTCCCGGAATACCCAGCTGATTGTCCAGGAAGAATCCCATGTGACGGATGTGGTTGATCCCCTGGGGGGCTCATATTATATTGAATCTTTGACGCAGTCCATTATTGAAGAAGCCAGAAAAATTATCAATGAAGTCGAGGAACTCGGCGGCATGGCCAAGGCCATTGAATCCGGCATGCCCAAAATGCGGATTGAAGAGGCCGCCGCCAGGCGGCAGGCCAAGATCGACCAGGGCCATGAGACCATCGTCGGGGTCAATAAATATCAGGTGGATGAGCAGACGGAAATCGATGTGCGGGAGATATCCGCTGCTGTGCGTGAAGAGCAGATCGCGCGTTTAAAATTCGTGCGGGAAAACCGGGATGAAGCCAAAGTCAAAGCTGCTTTGGGAAAACTCACCCAATACGCGGAATCCGGCGGCAACCTGCTGGAGGCTAGCATTGAGGCTGTCCGCGCCCGGGCCACGGTCGGAGAAATCAGTGATGCCATGGAAAAAGTTTTCGGCCGGTATGTGGCCACCACCCAGTGTATTTCCGGCGTTTATGCCTCGGAGTATCAGGATGATGAAATCATTGCTGCCATCCGGAAACGTACCGCGCAGTTTGCGGAAAAAGAAGGCCGCCGGCCGCGCATTCTGGTCACGAAAATGGGTCAGGACGGCCATGACCGCGGAATTAAGGTGGTGGCCACCGCATTCGCGGACCTGGGCTTTGATGTAGATATCAGCCCCATGTTCCAGACCCCGGGGGAAGCCGCCCGTATGGCGGTTGAAAATGATGTGCATGTGGTGGGCGTGTCAAGTCTTGCGGCCGGCCATAAAATCCTGGTGCCGGAGTTGATCGAAGCCCTGAAAAAAGAGGGTGCAGAAGATGTGCTCGTGGTGGTCGGCGGAATTATTCCGCCGGCGGATTATGAGTTTTTGTATAACAGCGGTGTGTCCAAGGTATTCGGGCCGGGCACGCAGGTGACCGAATCCGCCAATCAGGTTTTAAACGCTCTGGAACAGCGCTGA
- a CDS encoding carboxyl transferase domain-containing protein: MGQNAEKIEELKKKREKALEMGGAKSVAKQREQGKMIARERLEHLFDPGTFREVDMFVKHRCVDYGMDETDIPADGVVTGYGYVDGRPVFAFAQDFTARAGTLGEMHARKICKVMDLAHKSGAPVVGFNDSGGARIQEGVDALCGYGEIFYRNSICSGVIPQISAIMGPTAGGAVYSPAMTDWIFMVKKTSHMFITGPQVIKSVTGEEITFEELGGAIAHNEKSGVAHFASESEEHAIEQIKTLLSYLPSNNMEDPPILETTDDPGRTNPNLDAFVPDDANTAYDMKKIIESIVDNGEFFEPHALYAKNMIVCFARLNGKTVGIIANQPNYLAGCLDIDASDKATRFIRFCDAFNIPLLTIADVPGYMPGSNQEWGGIIRHGAKLLWCYSEATVPKLLLIVRKDYGGAYIAMSSKHLGADIAFAWPSAEIAVMGAEGAANIIHRKAIQEADDPDAKRKEKIEEYRELFSNPYRAARRGYVDDVIMPSETRPRLIEALEIMYNKRQMLPPKKHGNIPV; this comes from the coding sequence ATGGGTCAAAATGCTGAAAAAATCGAAGAGCTAAAGAAAAAAAGGGAAAAAGCGCTTGAAATGGGCGGGGCCAAAAGCGTGGCCAAGCAGCGCGAGCAGGGCAAAATGATCGCCCGGGAGCGGCTTGAACATTTATTTGATCCAGGCACCTTCCGTGAAGTGGATATGTTTGTCAAGCACCGGTGCGTGGATTACGGCATGGATGAAACCGATATTCCGGCCGACGGCGTGGTCACCGGGTACGGGTATGTTGATGGGCGGCCGGTTTTTGCCTTTGCCCAGGATTTTACCGCTCGGGCCGGAACCCTTGGTGAGATGCATGCCAGAAAAATATGCAAGGTCATGGATCTGGCCCACAAGTCCGGGGCGCCGGTGGTGGGATTTAACGATTCCGGCGGGGCTCGCATCCAGGAAGGCGTGGATGCGCTTTGCGGGTATGGCGAAATTTTTTATCGAAACTCCATCTGTTCCGGTGTGATTCCGCAGATCTCGGCGATTATGGGGCCGACTGCCGGCGGTGCGGTTTATTCCCCGGCCATGACCGACTGGATCTTTATGGTCAAAAAAACCAGCCACATGTTTATCACCGGCCCGCAGGTCATTAAATCCGTCACCGGTGAAGAAATTACCTTTGAGGAGCTGGGCGGGGCCATTGCACACAATGAAAAGAGCGGCGTGGCCCATTTTGCCAGTGAATCCGAAGAACATGCCATTGAGCAGATAAAGACCCTGCTCTCTTATTTGCCCTCAAATAACATGGAGGACCCCCCGATCTTAGAAACCACCGATGATCCCGGCCGGACGAATCCAAACCTGGACGCATTTGTTCCCGATGACGCAAATACCGCCTATGACATGAAAAAAATCATTGAATCCATCGTGGATAACGGCGAATTTTTTGAACCCCATGCCTTGTATGCCAAAAACATGATCGTCTGTTTTGCCCGGTTAAACGGCAAAACCGTGGGCATTATCGCCAATCAGCCCAACTATCTGGCCGGATGTCTGGATATTGATGCATCGGACAAAGCCACCCGGTTCATCCGGTTCTGTGATGCGTTTAACATACCGCTTTTGACCATCGCGGATGTGCCCGGCTATATGCCCGGCAGCAACCAGGAATGGGGGGGGATTATCCGGCACGGGGCCAAGCTTTTGTGGTGTTATTCCGAGGCCACCGTACCCAAGCTCCTGTTAATCGTCAGGAAAGACTATGGCGGGGCCTATATCGCCATGTCTTCAAAGCATCTGGGCGCAGACATCGCCTTTGCCTGGCCCTCTGCGGAAATCGCTGTCATGGGCGCAGAAGGCGCGGCGAATATCATTCACAGAAAGGCCATCCAAGAGGCGGATGATCCGGACGCCAAACGCAAAGAAAAAATCGAAGAGTATCGGGAGCTGTTTTCCAATCCTTACCGGGCAGCCCGGCGCGGCTATGTGGATGATGTAATTATGCCCAGCGAGACCCGTCCCCGGTTGATTGAGGCACTTGAGATCATGTATAACAAACGGCAGATGCTGCCGCCCAAAAAGCATGGGAATATACCGGTCTAG